The proteins below come from a single Candidatus Eisenbacteria bacterium genomic window:
- a CDS encoding T9SS type A sorting domain-containing protein has product MRIPLAFRLVCIASALAVMAPAAHATWPEQGAKVGDGAGLQYSTVICADPAGGVLVSWVSLSDTEFATYVTRYDSGGNLAAGWPTSGVRVGDGGVSPQPLFYLWRDHSIASDGAGGAFVLWPAFSGFRVAHVTANGQLDSNWPAGGLRPAPEPITIWSATILADGAGGVFVAWSDARDGWRHVRVHRLQVDGSPYPGWPTDGVLTKTGFNEQDKPVLSLDGSGGVWVGWSDDGTAAASRAQSLSVQTYLRVLQHVTAAGVVDPLVPASGIGVGGFDVYPEFGMVGDESGGVFVLWDGSDQPHARAGSFVQRLGPTGTPSSGWPALGNLYSTSGNSLHGQWSAADGLGGVLTAWNVYVPGAGHEDVRVQRIRPDATIPPGWDPLGVRVGAALANGDLPLTVTDGSGGAMVVWSDSSLTPGETDLFAQRVDAGGSLWPISGSDRLAVCTAPGFQGGSRLEPAGPGSAYVSWVDTRSDQGDVYVRKISIGESPTATMLVRFDAEPIEAGIRVSWEFSGPSPFSEVELFRASNATGPWTPVTAAIRREAGVSVAEDHSIEAGNPWWYRLEALSPDGERMAFGPIVVEAHPRLQDGLTAVSPNPSRGPVTIQFALTAPTEVRLSILDLAGREIANLAEGRHERGSYQLNWDGRAKHDRVPAGIYFVRYSTPERITTRRLAIAR; this is encoded by the coding sequence ATGCGAATCCCACTGGCATTCCGACTCGTCTGCATCGCGTCGGCTCTCGCGGTCATGGCCCCGGCCGCCCATGCGACCTGGCCCGAGCAAGGCGCGAAAGTCGGCGACGGAGCCGGTCTCCAGTACTCGACGGTGATCTGCGCCGACCCCGCGGGTGGCGTGCTCGTATCGTGGGTGAGCTTGAGCGACACGGAATTCGCGACCTACGTCACTCGCTACGATTCGGGAGGGAACCTCGCAGCCGGCTGGCCTACGAGTGGCGTCCGCGTCGGGGACGGCGGCGTTTCGCCGCAGCCGTTGTTCTACTTGTGGCGCGACCACTCGATCGCGTCGGACGGAGCAGGCGGCGCCTTCGTGTTGTGGCCCGCCTTCAGCGGCTTTCGCGTCGCTCACGTCACCGCGAATGGCCAGCTCGACTCCAATTGGCCGGCCGGTGGGCTGCGTCCGGCGCCCGAGCCGATCACCATTTGGAGTGCAACGATTCTCGCGGACGGTGCCGGCGGAGTTTTCGTCGCATGGTCGGATGCTCGGGACGGCTGGAGACACGTGCGCGTTCATCGACTTCAAGTCGACGGTTCACCGTATCCCGGCTGGCCCACCGATGGTGTTCTGACAAAGACTGGATTCAACGAGCAGGACAAACCCGTGCTGTCGCTCGACGGTTCCGGCGGCGTGTGGGTGGGTTGGTCGGATGACGGTACAGCGGCGGCCTCTCGGGCTCAGTCGCTGAGCGTCCAAACGTACCTGCGAGTTCTTCAGCACGTCACTGCCGCTGGTGTGGTTGATCCACTCGTTCCGGCCAGCGGGATCGGCGTCGGCGGCTTCGACGTCTATCCAGAGTTCGGGATGGTCGGAGACGAATCGGGCGGCGTCTTCGTGCTTTGGGACGGAAGCGATCAGCCGCATGCTCGGGCCGGGAGTTTCGTTCAGAGACTTGGTCCGACGGGGACTCCGTCCAGCGGTTGGCCGGCGCTCGGGAATCTCTACTCGACAAGTGGGAATTCGCTCCATGGTCAATGGTCGGCAGCCGACGGACTCGGCGGCGTGCTGACCGCATGGAACGTCTACGTTCCGGGCGCCGGGCACGAGGATGTGCGTGTGCAGCGCATTCGCCCCGACGCGACGATTCCGCCGGGCTGGGATCCACTCGGGGTTCGTGTGGGTGCTGCGCTCGCGAATGGCGACCTGCCGCTCACGGTCACGGATGGATCGGGCGGGGCCATGGTGGTGTGGTCCGACTCCTCGTTGACGCCCGGAGAAACCGATCTGTTCGCACAGCGAGTCGATGCGGGCGGCTCACTCTGGCCAATCAGCGGTTCGGACCGACTCGCCGTGTGCACCGCGCCCGGCTTTCAGGGCGGCTCGCGCCTCGAACCTGCGGGCCCGGGAAGTGCGTACGTGAGTTGGGTCGACACGCGCTCGGACCAGGGCGATGTGTACGTCCGGAAGATTTCGATCGGGGAGTCACCCACCGCGACGATGCTCGTGCGCTTCGACGCCGAGCCGATCGAAGCTGGCATTCGCGTGTCGTGGGAGTTCTCGGGCCCCTCGCCATTTTCAGAGGTCGAGCTTTTCCGAGCGTCGAATGCGACCGGTCCGTGGACACCGGTCACCGCCGCGATTCGTCGCGAGGCCGGCGTGAGTGTGGCGGAGGATCACTCGATCGAGGCCGGGAACCCGTGGTGGTATCGCCTCGAAGCTCTCTCGCCTGACGGCGAACGCATGGCGTTCGGGCCGATCGTGGTCGAAGCTCATCCGCGACTTCAGGACGGCCTGACCGCCGTATCGCCTAATCCGTCCCGCGGACCCGTGACGATTCAATTCGCCCTCACTGCTCCGACCGAGGTGAGACTGAGCATTCTCGACCTCGCCGGTCGCGAGATCGCGAACCTCGCCGAGGGTCGCCACGAACGCGGGAGCTATCAGTTGAATTGGGACGGGCGGGCGAAACACGACCGGGTTCCGGCCGGTATCTACTTCGTTCGGTATTCAACTCCCGAGCGAATTACGACGCGCCGTCTCGCGATTGCGCGCTGA
- a CDS encoding DUF4301 family protein, with product MSSPLSPADHSQLAALGISAAEAERQLALLARGEAWTTLERPCTRGDGIEVLDDATRERALAAHAHAASEGRAQWFVPASGAASRMFKELMQVQAERRPDSPAELDAQAASGKPEAKALRAFLDGLPRFAFREALAETLAQMTPGASLEAHARSGPFAPILAALLDARALDYANRPKGVLPFHREGAEIRTAFEAQLIEAGLVVRAASKRCCLHATVSPQHRTLFEALLAQVRARVEARIEAPLEVRFSSQHPATDTLAADADGQPFRDADGHLTLRPAGHGALIANLAECGADLVLIKNIDNVAHARVREPSLEWARVLLGLAAETESRVQELVRRLDASADAADEALAFVREVLNRPAVISGDAESRRRDARAALARPLRICGMVPNTGEPGGGPFWVRGRDGALSPQIVESAQVNMRVPAQRAAFEAGTHFNPVFLACGLRSATGQPYDLNAFVDPDAIILTRKSAGGRELRVLERPGLWNGAMAHWNTRFIEVPLEVFNPVKTVLDLLRPAHQPD from the coding sequence ATGAGTTCCCCCCTTTCCCCCGCCGATCACTCGCAGCTCGCGGCACTCGGAATCAGCGCGGCCGAGGCCGAACGCCAGCTCGCACTGCTGGCACGCGGCGAAGCGTGGACAACGCTCGAACGGCCGTGCACGCGAGGCGACGGGATCGAAGTGCTCGATGACGCGACGCGCGAACGGGCGCTGGCCGCGCATGCGCATGCCGCCTCGGAGGGTCGCGCGCAGTGGTTCGTGCCGGCTTCGGGTGCCGCGAGTCGCATGTTCAAGGAGCTGATGCAGGTGCAGGCCGAGCGCCGCCCCGACTCGCCGGCCGAACTCGACGCGCAGGCCGCCTCGGGCAAGCCCGAAGCGAAGGCGCTGCGTGCGTTTCTGGATGGACTCCCTCGCTTCGCGTTTCGCGAAGCGCTTGCGGAGACTCTCGCTCAGATGACGCCCGGCGCGTCACTCGAAGCTCACGCGCGATCGGGGCCATTCGCGCCGATCCTCGCGGCGCTGCTCGACGCTCGCGCGCTCGACTACGCGAATCGCCCCAAAGGCGTGCTGCCGTTCCATCGCGAGGGCGCGGAGATCCGCACCGCATTCGAAGCTCAGCTCATCGAGGCCGGGCTGGTGGTGCGCGCCGCATCGAAGCGCTGCTGCCTGCACGCCACCGTGTCGCCACAGCATCGGACGCTGTTCGAGGCGCTGCTGGCGCAGGTTCGGGCGCGCGTCGAGGCGCGCATCGAGGCGCCGCTCGAGGTGCGCTTCTCGTCTCAACATCCCGCCACCGACACGCTCGCGGCAGATGCCGATGGCCAGCCCTTTCGCGACGCCGACGGCCACCTGACGCTGCGTCCCGCCGGGCACGGCGCGCTGATCGCCAATCTGGCGGAATGCGGCGCCGACCTGGTGCTCATCAAGAACATCGACAACGTCGCGCATGCACGCGTTCGGGAACCGAGCCTCGAGTGGGCGCGCGTACTGCTGGGCCTTGCCGCCGAGACCGAGTCGCGCGTGCAGGAGCTGGTGCGACGGCTCGATGCGTCGGCCGACGCGGCGGACGAAGCGCTCGCGTTCGTGCGCGAAGTGCTCAATCGCCCGGCAGTGATCAGCGGCGACGCGGAGTCTCGACGGCGTGACGCTCGCGCGGCGCTCGCCCGCCCGCTGCGCATCTGCGGCATGGTGCCGAATACCGGCGAGCCGGGCGGCGGCCCGTTCTGGGTACGCGGCCGCGACGGCGCGCTGTCACCGCAGATCGTTGAGAGCGCGCAGGTCAATATGCGGGTGCCGGCGCAACGCGCGGCGTTCGAAGCCGGGACGCACTTCAATCCGGTGTTTCTCGCCTGCGGGCTGCGAAGCGCCACGGGCCAGCCCTACGACCTGAACGCGTTCGTGGACCCCGACGCGATCATTCTGACTCGCAAGTCGGCAGGTGGCCGCGAGCTGCGCGTGCTCGAACGCCCGGGACTCTGGAACGGCGCGATGGCGCACTGGAACACGCGCTTCATCGAAGTGCCGCTCGAGGTGTTCAACCCGGTCAAGACCGTGCTCGATCTGTTGCGCCCCGCGCATCAGCCGGACTGA